Proteins found in one Anopheles aquasalis chromosome 3, idAnoAquaMG_Q_19, whole genome shotgun sequence genomic segment:
- the LOC126577059 gene encoding origin recognition complex subunit 4, whose translation MPAQTDEIDSTRRFIKTRLLRDRASFRGYETERKHIHDLLERTASCGESNSALLLGRRGSGKTTLLTSVLAELLRTEWFYENTLIVYLNGLIHTDDRQALKSITAQMRLENVVDGKVFGSFAENLAFLLDCLKAGNRETSKSVIYLLEEFDLFCAHHNQTLLYNLFDVAQSAQAPICVIGVTARMDVVELLEKRVKSRFSHRQIFLHPAEDAFQERLQLFEELLKLPTEKDVAKYDETHPLIPTEIIEGNEELVLLRNLFNPREFDFSANWVKQWNRQIAALVKNPSVSNVLQNIYDYDVVEGSFRMLLVELVNELDGEHPAITCEMVQQLGKEYESDDKVALLGGLTALEICLLIAMKHHSEIYDRDPFNFEMILTRFNKFANSSSTMQGINRGVALKAYEHLKALELIVPVPGIAGSSKGQKEFQLHRLLLMFGQITQAVQHMANLPTEIAQWAQSSVA comes from the exons ATGCCGGCGCAAACGGACGAGATCGATTCAACGCGCAGATTTATCAAAACGCGGCTACTTCGCGATCGTGCTTCGTTCCGGGGGTACGAGACGGAGCGGAAGCACATTCACGATCTTCTCGAACGCACGGCCAGCTGCGGAGAATCGAACAGCGCGCTTCTACTTGGACGACGAGGATCCGGCAAAACCACG CTGCTCACTTCCGTGCTGGCCGAGTTGCTGCGCACGGAATGGTTTTACGAAAACACGCTGATCGTGTACCTGAACGGGCTCATACACACCGACGATCGACAGGCGCTCAAATCCATCACGGCCCAGATGAGGCTCGAGAACGTTGTCGATGGAAAGGTGTTTGGTTCGTTCGCCGAGAATCTGGCCTTTCTGCTGGATTGTCTTAAGGCAGGAAACCGGGAAACCTCGAAAAGCGTCATCTACCTGCTGGAGGAGTTCGATCTGTTCTGTGCACACCACAACCAAACGCTGCTGTACAATCTGTTCGACGTGGCTCAATCCGCCCAGGCACCGATCTGCGTAATCGGTGTCACGGCGCGGATGGATGTGGTtgagctgctggagaagcgCGTCAAATCTCGGTTCTCGCATCGTCAGATTTTTCTTCACCCCGCGGAGGACGCTTTCCAAGAACGGTTGCAGTTGTTCGAGGAACTGCTGAAATTACCAACCGAAAAGGATGTGGCCAAGTATGATGAAACACACCCACTGATACCGACGGAGATCATCGAGGGGAACGAGGAACTGGTGCTACTGCGCAACTTGTTCAATCCGCGCGAGTTTGACTTCTCCGCTAATTGGGTTAAGCAGTGGAACCGCCAGATTGCCGCGTTGGTCAAAAACCCCAGCGTTTCTAATGTGCTACAGAACATTTACGATTATGACGTAGTCGAGGGCTCATTccgtatgctgctggtggagctggtcAATGAGCTGGATGGTGAGCATCCCGCAATCACCTGCGAAATGGTACAGCAGCTGGGTAAAGAGTACGAATCGGACGATAAGGTGGCCCTGCTGGGGGGTCTAACGGCACTAGAAATTTGTCTGCTCATCGCCATGAAGCACCACTCGGAAATATACGATCGGGATCCGTTCAACTTCGAGATGATCCTAACGCGATTCAACAAGTTCGCCAACTCTAGCTCCACGATGCAAGGCATAAATCGGGGCGTTGCCCTGAAGGCGTACGAACATCTGAAGGCACTCGAGCTGATTGTTCCGGTACCGGGTATCGCTGGATCGTCGAAGGGACAGAAAGAGTTTCAGCTACACCGGTTACTGCTTATGTTCGGACAGATCACCCAGGCCGTCCAGCATATGGCAAATCTGCCAACAGAGATCGCTCAGTGGGCCCAAAGTTCCGTGGCTTGA
- the LOC126576343 gene encoding uncharacterized protein LOC126576343 has translation MKLPVLLLGWVICYTAAATESPGFFIKLSKSVPRIGRRGDLENFFLKQSKSVPRIGRRAGGYMVLHREAAVPMQEATGSNWFERYMKTVKRPAPGGASMGMDDAGKSYKKIRPLDLNHIIDILSDDLFFGSDLKFISWEVLDEALEEDPELLQKLASLARDKEVQQLKHMLGDHVEEQVQYVPLDRNEINAAGSRAYMYRVDRAASEPNKERIEYQQ, from the exons ATGAAGTTACCGGTGCTCCTGTTGGGTTGGGTCATTTGCTACACGGCCGCGGCCACTGAATCGCCCGGATTCTTCATCAAACTATCCAAAAGTGTACCGCGGATCGGTCGCAGGGGTGATTTGGAGAACTTTTTCCTCAAACAATCGAAGAGTGTCCCACGAATTGGACGACGTGCCGGCGGTTATATGGTT CTCCACCGTGAAGCTGCGGTTCCGATGCAGGAAGCAACGGGATCGAACTGGTTCGAACGGTACATGAAAACGGTCAAACGTCCTGCACCCGGTGGAGCGTCGATGGGGATGGATGATGCCGGCAAGTCGTACAAGAAGATTCGTCCACTCGATCTGAACCACATCATCGACATCCTGTCGGATGATCTATTCTTTGGTTCGGATCTTAAGTTTATCTCTTGGGAAGTGCTGGATGAGGCACTCGAGGAGGATCCGGAGTTGCTGCAGAAGCtggcttcgctcgctcgggaCAAGGAAGTGCAACAGCTGAAGCATATGCTGGGTGATCATGTCGAAGAACAGGTGCAGTACGTACCGCTCGATCGGAATGAGATAAATGCGGCCGGTAGCCGGGCCTACATGTACCGTGTGGATCGTGCCGCTTCCGAACCGAACAAGGAGCGCATCGAGTATCAACAgtaa
- the LOC126575293 gene encoding protein artichoke-like, whose amino-acid sequence MNRRGNHLIITVVQLVAVLLSATTTAVLANGLPGQETFRCHQHGQVCKLWNLYLDTVDEVSEVTIDTGSTSFAEVEISFSSLPTIPASLFTDNENVVSLKMEDCDVELLEKHIFDDASELKYLQLPKNHLTTLLDDGFSRATKLLRLHLGSNRIVTVEDFAFRGLDNLETLRLSRNKIAQFPAKLFAGLRQLTELNLDHNHAETLPDRLFEELTQLRELQLNHNYLTTLSRNAFIGLPSLRKLNLRENELTTIDPLAFSPLVTLTELDLEGNNLKLLSPNTFAPLVHLRELVLADNYIERLDDALFASNGNLEILKLNNNSLEELQPAVLHSLRNLEDLALQHNEIRALDKHLFRTTASLKVLQLEGNVIEKLAPGTFEGLRRLETLDLEDNSLSSIDGGIFVGLSALEKLYISENQIAELRAGALRGAERLKKLELEQNVVRRIDERFLDDTTQLRSLTLEENLIEEIPERLFANQRSLKELSLENNNIKELPDGLFSAISSCLEELYLADNDLEVLTPAVLDLPRLELLDLSDNNFRDLPDNMFAKVKQLHELYLDGNMLDEVPDALRALTRLSTLSVTRNRIRSIDPQSWSMMQRLKELFLSENQIESLAPQSFERLESLKELALDRNHLQTIPANMFARNGNIEKLNLSSNHLVGPLANSFAGLWKLEELHLSDNPIALVESNSFRDLRKLEKLSLENASLADLGGSPFYGLSTLEKLYLDGNGIQRLEGASLRGLEMLERLFINHNPVARIDSNTFRQLGNLRSITIGPGAIEFGEDLLQNNQRLQELQLFDCLTGPLPPRFFHFIRKLQTLAIANNKHLKSLNKQWFKDLSNLQTLVLSGNGLVQFEKGIFDTLDGLDELYLSGNPVGELERDIFAKLLGLEVLDLSDMALTKLPMGMFDNLYDLETLDLGENRLANGLTNGVFRNLYSLRVLLLDNNRLQSLDPVLFDDLKNLREIDLSGNELSSLDPQLFHDSLDLELLDLSANQFTVFDLQQTAYAKTLVELDMDDNQLVTLRITEDLEELYVENNQLATIDVDNSPSYNLRTLSVANNNFTELDSLLRFNNLESLDASYNEQLQVLPLGAVSAAMSVLEVLNVSHCAIEGLDSTNIEVHAFLERLDVSYNMLAELDMAVFQHFPAVEGFVFGGNPFQQFSIEEVVHSFKDLELIGLEGTEWEPSFLDELERYIADRDLKFWQHEEEDARACTIGRVSALFCK is encoded by the exons ATGAATCGTAGAGGAAA CCACCTAATAATAACGGTGGTACAGCTGGTGGCGGTACTACTGTCGGCGACGACTACTGCAGTGCTGGCCAATGGTTTGCCCGGTCAGGAAACGTTCCGCTGCCATCAGCATGGGCAAGTGTGCAAACTGTGGAACCTGTATTTGGACACGGTAGACGAAGTATCGGAGGTAACGATCGACACCGGCAGCACATCGTTCGCCGAGGTCGAGATATCCTTCTCCTCGCTACCAACCATCCCCGCGTCACTTTTCACCGATAACGAAAATGTGGTGTCACTCAAGATGGAAGACTGCGATGTGGAGCTGCTCGAGAAGCACATCTTTGATGATGCGAGCGAGCTAAAGTATCTGCAGCTACCGAAGAACCACCTGACCACGCTACTGGATGATGGGTTCTCGCGGGCAACGAAGCTGCTCCGGCTCCATCTCGGTAGTAACCGTATTGTAACAGTCGAAGATTTTGCGTTCCGTGGGCTGGACAATCTGGAAACGCTGCGTCTATCGCGCAACAAGATTGCACAATTCCCCGCGAAGCTGTTCGCCGGATTGCGCCAGCTAACGGAGCTCAATCTGGATCACAATCACGCGGAAACGCTACCGGATCGGTTGTTCGAGGAGTTGACCCAGCTGCGGGAGTTGCAGCTGAACCACAACTACCTCACGACACTGTCCCGGAACGCGTTCATCGGTCTACCCAGCCTGAGGAAGCTGAATCTGCGGGAAAACGAACTGACGACCATCGATCCGCTAGCATTCAGCCCACTGGTCACACTGACCGAGCTCGATTTGGAAGGCAACAATTTGAAGCTGCTCTCTCCAAACACTTTCGCGCCGCTGGTGCACCTGCGGGAGCTGGTGTTGGCCGACAACTACATCGAACGGCTCGATGATGCTCTGTTTGCGAGCAATGGCAATCTGGAGATACTGAAGCTGAACAACAATTCGCTCGAGGAGCTGCAACCGGCCGTGCTGCACAGTCTGCGCAACCTGGAGGACCTCGCGCTGCAGCATAATGAAATTCGGGCACTCGATAAACACCTGTTCCGGACCACGGCCAGCTTGAAGGTGCTCCAGCTGGAGGGTAATGTGATTGAGAAGCTTGCCCCCGGAACATTCGAGGGACTGCGACGACTGGAGACGCTCGATCTCGAAGATAACAGTctgtcatcgatcgatggtggtaTCTTTGTTGGACTGTCCGCTTTAGAGAAGCTGTACATCAGTGAGAACCAGATCGCGGAACTGCGGGCGGGAGCATTGCGTGGTGCCGAGCGTTTGAAGAAGCTCGAGCTGGAGCAGAACGTAGTGAGACGGATCGATGAACGGTTCCTGGACGATACGACGCAGCTGCGGAGTTTGACACTGGAGGAGAACCTCATTGAAGAGATCCCGGAACGACTGTTTGCTAACCAGCGCAGCCTGAAGGAACTTTCGCTggagaacaacaacattaaGGAGCTACCGGATGGATTGTTCAGCGCGATATCGAGCTGTTTGGAGGAACTGTATCTAGCGGACAACGATCTGGAGGTGCTCACACCGGCGGTCCTTGATTTACCTCGTTTGGAGCTGCTCGATCTTTCGGACAACAATTTCCGCGATCTACCGGACAATATGTTTGCCAAGGTGAAGCAGCTGCACGAGCTGTACCTCGATGGTAACATGCTGGACGAGGTACCGGATGCACTGCGAGCACTGACACGGCTGTCGACACTGTCGGTGACACGGAACCGAATCCGTTCAATCGATCCCCAGAGCTGGAGTATGATGCAACGGTTGAAGGAACTGTTTCTGTCGGAGAATCAGATCGAAAGCCTGGCACCGCAGAGCTTCGAGCGACTTGAGTCACTCAAGGAGCTCGCCCTTGATCGGAACCATCTACAGACCATACCGGCCAACATGTTTGCTCGGAATGGAAACATCGAGAAGCTGAACCTCTCCAGCAACCATCTGGTGGGTCCACTGGCGAACAGTTTCGCTGGCCTGTGGAAGCTCGAGGAGTTGCATCTTTCCGATAATCCGATTGCGTTGGTCGAGTCAAACAGTTTCCGCGATTTGCGCAAGCTGGAAAAGCTTTCACTCGAGAACGCGAGCCTCGCGGATCTGGGTGGCAGTCCATTCTATGGGCTGTCGACACTGGAGAAGCTGTACCTCGATGGCAATGGAATACAGCGGCTCGAGGGAGCGTCACTGCGGGGTCTCGAGATGCTGGAACGGCTCTTCATCAATCACAATCCGGTGGCCCGGATCGATAGCAACACGTTCCGTCAGTTGGGTAACCTGCGTAGCATCACCATCGGTCCGGGTGCGATCGAGTTTGGTGAAGATTTGctgcaaaacaatcaacggCTTCAGGAGCTCCAGCTGTTCGACTGTCTCACGGGTCCACTTCCACCCcggtttttccatttcatccgcAAGCTGCAAACACTGGCGATCGCAAACAATAAGCACCTGAAAAGTCTCAACAAACAGTGGTTTAAGGATCTGTCCAATTTGCAAACGCTGGTGCTGAGCGGCAATGGGTTGGTGCAGTTCGAGAAAGGCATCTTCGATACGCTCGATGGATTGGATGAGCTGTACCTGTCCGGGAATCCGGTCGGTGAGCTAGAGCGGGACATCTTTGCCAAGCTGCTCGGCCTGGAGGTGCTGGATCTGTCCGATATGGCACTAACCAAGCTACCGATGGGAATGTTTGACAATCTATACGATCTGGAGACGCTGGACCTGGGAGAGAATCGATTGGCCAATGGGTTGACAAATGGCGTCTTCCGGAATCTGTACTCACTGAGGGTGCTACTGTTGGACAACAATCGGTTGCAGTCGCTGGATCCGGTGCTGTTCGATGATTTGAAGAACTTGCGCGAGATCGATCTGAGCGGTAACGAGCTGAGCAGCCTCGATCCGCAGCTGTTCCACGATTCGCTCgatctggagctgctggatctTTCGGCGAACCAGTTCACCGTTTTCGATCTGCAACAGACGGCGTACGCCAAAACGTTGGTAGAACTCGACATGGACGATAATCAGCTGGTAACGCTCCGGATTACGGAGGATCTGGAAGAGTTGTACGTGGAGAACAACCAGCTCGCGACCATCGACGTCGATAACTCGCCTTCCTATAATCTACGCACGCTCTCGGTGGCGAACAACAACTTTACCGAGCTGGATTCATTGTTGCGGTTCAACAATTTGGAATCGCTCGATGCGTCGTACAATGAGCAGCTACAGGTGCTGCCGTTGGGTGCTGTGTCTGCTGCCATGTCCGTGCTAGAGGTTCTAAATGTATCGCACTGTGCGATCGAGGGTCTGGATAGCACGAATATTGAAGTGCACGCATTCCTGGAGCGGCTGGACGTGTCGTATAACATGCTAGCCGAGCTAGATATGGCCGTGTTTCAGCACTTTCCGGCCGTCGAAGGATTTGTGTTTGGTGGTAACCCGTTCCAGCAGTTCTCGATCGAGGAGGTGGTGCACAGCTTCAAGGATCTCGAGTTGATCGGACTCGAGGGTACCGAATGGGAGCCCAGCTTCCTAGATGAGCTGGAACGCTACATTGCCGATCGTGACTTGAAGTTCTGGCAGCATGAGGAGGAAGACGCTCGTGCATGCACGATCGGTCGAGTTAGCGCACTTTTCTGTAAGTGA
- the LOC126575294 gene encoding protein artichoke-like produces the protein MEKCDVQRVDSSSFSQARELKVLRLHRNRISRLSNYLFRNATKLERINFGGNRIDEVEEQTFQGIAGLVTLRLSRNHIKVLPAKLFAGMKQLTDLNVDHNRIEFLSDRSFEDLTSLKELYLSYNFLQNLTDNAFVGLANLNTLALHSNRIATIAPNTFAPLTSLETLLLENNRLQAIAPESFAALISLKKLDLERNILQNLPKELFKQNGALQILRLTKNNISSLDSEIFQNLSALEDLLLGENNLFILEPGVFKSLGSLKTLNLGGNFLSYIADGTFDGLQSFESLSLSNDGLLVSFYPALKTTIRSLRTLILDNNFFSMFDPSIYVKTQKLRHLHLSSNKLATSELPSCENMPELTKLLLENNKITHIDKNLLSECRHVTLLSFQKNHIAQIEPGSFDTVSSVLEQIDLSQNYITNISNILSNLSALSVVDLSDNRLRTLQDDAFDGSVAITQINLDNNFIQVIPAALAKLPQLTDLSLIGNRLKTTVSPAIANGFAGLLRLYLTNNSITTLQVKQYPMLVGLHLENNQIKSIPDDAFETNEDLKTLYLSNNRITGSLDRCFLPVRRLENLQLDSNPLGRISASTFSSLTQLETLMLKNTSLTELRGSPFASLEKLSLLDLSENNIGTIGSAELQGLKSLDELYLNNNDFADANLSGLSVVDNVKLLTISYSKWNPSADLLVNKTKLEDLYMQGAQFNVLPNDFFLFTGKLSLLSISDNKQFNHLPSTFFQHIPYLKELTLVNNSLSSFEQGVFDYLGLLEELYIRGNPLRTLRSDLFAKTYSLKTLEISEANLTSLPVGLFGSLNRLKKLDLDSNQLSNQLTNQTFQGLHSLEILLLQDNGIERLSQGVFDSLVLLQEVYLGRNKLSSLDSRLFANMRHMMILDLSNNKFSTFDLTTLSFASPLPSLNLDSNGLKTIKISLKLNMLSVDNNELSSIEIEREPHAYSNLIQLSASSNRFTTMESFSQFHAMSELDVSFNRFETLDLGLLTNEMVSLMVLNASDSYVNRFSVGDSGEQLSLVHLDVSNNNLTSLEDFGYLRYPFLKNIVFGGNQIDRFSLEDVSKLFTMLRTIGLEGTQGSLSCDFIRGLDLDRFYLNQWRKHELEEKQQNCMKKEKDICCV, from the coding sequence ATGGAGAAGTGTGACGTACAGCGGGTGGATTCGTCTTCCTTTAGCCAGGCGCGCGAGCTGAAAGTGTTGCGCCTTCATCGAAACCGCATCTCGAGACTATCGAACTACTTGTTCCGCAACGCTACCAAACTGGAACGCATCAACTTTGGGGGAAATCGTATCGATGAGGTCGAGGAACAGACCTTCCAAGGTATCGCGGGGCTCGTGACGCTCCGATTGTCCCGCAATCACATTAAGGTGCTGCCTGCCAAGCTTTTCGCCGGAATGAAGCAGCTCACGGATCTGAACGTCGATCACAATCGCATCGAGTTCCTGtctgatcgttcgttcgaggaTCTGACGTCGTTAAAGGAACTGTACCTTAGTTACAACTTTCTTCAGAATCTCACCGACAATGCGTTCGTTGGGTTAGCGAATCTCAACACGTTGGCATTACATTCGAACCGAATTGCGACGATTGCACCAAACACTTTCGCACCGCTGACGAGTCTGGAAACTCTACTACTGGAAAACAATCGTTTGCAAGCTATTGCTCCGGAATCGTTCGCAGCGTTGATTAGTTTGAAGAAACTCGACCTGGAGAGAAACATTCTGCAGAACCTGCCAAAGGAATTGTTTAAACAGAACGGAGCGTTGCAGATATTACGTTTGACGAAGAATAATATCAGTTCACTGGATTCGGAAATTTTTCAAAACCTGAGCGCACTAGAGGATTTGTTGCTGGGAGAAAATAACCTTTTTATATTAGAACCAGGTGTATTTAAAAGCCTCGGTAGCCTGAAAACACTTAATTTGGGTGGAAATTTTTTGAGTTACATCGCCGATGGTACGTTCGATGGGTTGCAATCGTTTGAGAGTCTATCGTTGTCCAATGACGGTCTTTTGGTGTCATTCTATCCAGCATTAAAAACGACAATACGATCACTTCGGACCCTGATACTAGATAACAACTTTTTCTCGATGTTTGATCCATCAATTTAcgtaaaaacacaaaaattacGACATCTGCATCTGAGCAGTAACAAACTAGCAACATCGGAACTACCCTCCTGTGAGAATATGCCTGAACTGACAAAGCTGCTGTTGGAGAATAATAAGATTACACATATAGATAAGAATCTACTCTCGGAATGTCGTCACGTGACGCTGCTCTCATTCCAGAAGAATCATATCGCGCAGATTGAACCTGGTTCGTTTGATACCGTCAGCAGTGTGCTGGAGCAGATTGACCTCAGCCAGAACTATATTACCAACATTTCAAACATACTATCCAATCTGAGCGCCCTCAGTGTTGTAGATCTATCGGACAACCGCCTACGTacactgcaagatgatgcattCGACGGCTCGGTTGCCATAACGCAGATAAATTTGGATAATAACTTCATACAAGTCATTCCGGCTGCTCTGGCAAAATTACCACAACTAACAGATCTGTCATTGATTGGAAATAGGCTCAAAACCACTGTTTCTCCTGCCATCGCAAATGGATTCGCTGGTCTGTTGCGATTGTATCTCACGAATAACTCGATCACAACACTTCAGGTCAAACAATACCCGATGCTCGTTGGACTCCACCtagaaaataatcaaattaagAGCATTCCCGATGACGCGTTTGAGACGAATGAAGACCTGAAAACACTTTATCTGTCCAACAATCGGATCACGGGATCGCTAGACCGCTGCTTCCTCCCGGTTCGTCGCCTGGAGAACCTTCAACTCGATAGTAACCCGCTTGGCCGTATTTCCGCCAGCACGTTCAGTTCCCTCACCCAGTTGGAGACACTCATGCTGAAGAACACTAGCCTTACGGAGCTGAGAGGTAGTCCGTTCGCTTCGTTGGAAAAACTGAGCCTATTGGATCTATCCGAGAACAACATCGGAACCATCGGATCAGCGGAATTGCAGGGTCTCAAGTCTCTCGATGAGCTCTACCTCAATAACAATGACTTCGCTGATGCCAATTTGAGTGGCTTATCTGTTGTAGATAACGTAAAGTTGTTAACCATATCGTATAGCAAATGGAATCCATCGGCAGATTTGCTGGTCAATAAGACCAAGTTGGAAGATCTCTACATGCAAGGAGCTCAGTTCAATGTACTGCCAAAtgactttttccttttcaccggAAAACTATCCCTTCTGTCTATCTCCGACAACAAGCAGTTCAATCATCTTCCTAGCACCTTCTTCCAGCATATACCGTATCTGAAGGAGCTAACGTTAGTGAACAATAGTTTGTCATCGTTCGAGCAAGGAGTTTTCGATTATTTGGGTCTGCTAGAGGAGTTGTACATAAGAGGCAACCCATTGCGAACGCTCCGTTCGGATTTGTTTGCCAAGACGTACAGCCTGAAAACGTTGGAAATATCGGAAGCCAACCTTACCAGTCTACCGGTGGGATTGTTCGGTTCCCTCAACCGTCTAAAAAAACTCGATCTGGACAGTAATCAGCTATCGAATCAACTAACGAATCAAACCTTCCAGGGGCTGCACTCATTAGAGATTCTGTTGCTGCAAGACAACGGAATAGAACGGTTGTCGCAAGGTGTTTTCGATAGCCTAGTACTGCTGCAAGAAGTGTACCTTGGCCGTAACAAGCTGAGCTCGCTAGACTCCCGCCTATTTGCCAACATGCGCCACATGATGATACTCGATTTATCGAACAACAAGTTCTCAACCTTTGATTTGACTACATTGTCGTTTGCCAGTCCCCTTCCTTCGTTGAATTTGGATAGTAACGGTTTGAAGACAATTAAAATTTCACTTAAACTGAACATGCTGTCAGTAGATAACAACGAGCTGAGCTCGATCGAGATTGAGCGAGAACCACATGCGTACAGTAACCTCATCCAGCTTTCGGCCTCTAGTAACCGTTTCACGACGATGGAAAGCTTTTCACAATTCCATGCAATGTCGGAGCTGGACGTTTCTTTTAACCGTTTTGAAACACTTGATTTGGGTTTATTGACTAACGAAATGGTTTCGTTGATGGTGCTGAACGCATCCGATAGCTACGTAAACCGATTCTCTGTGGGAGATTCTGGCGAGCAACTATCGCTTGTTCATCTGGACGTTTCCAATAACAATCTGACCAGCCTGGAAGATTTTGGCTATCTGCGGTATCCATTTCTGAAGAACATCGTATTTGGTGGCAATCAGATCGACAGATTCTCGCTAGAGGATGTGTCCAAACTGTTCACTATGCTGCGGACGATCGGTCTCGAGGGCACTCAAGGCAGCTTGAGTTGTGATTTCATTCGTGGATTGGATCTAGATCGTTTTTATCTTAATCAGTGGCGCAAACATGAGTTGGAAGAAAAACAGCAAAATTGCatgaaaaaagagaaggaTATATGCTGTGTTTGA